In Terriglobia bacterium, the genomic stretch GGGGTTTCCCTCCTGTCTCGGTTTGGTTGGGACCATGATTTCCTCCGGTGATAGAGGGGACATTCCGCTCTTCCTGCTACTATCGTCCGCAAGATCAGAATGATACCGGGAATGCGGCATGTCCCCTTTTTCATTTGCGACAAAACGGCCGAGATGTGCATCGACCACGACAACTTCACTTTCAGGACCTGTCTTTTCCTGGATCCGGCCGATGATCGACGTGGCCTTGTGACCCAGGTTGTGCATCGCTTCAACATATGCCGCGGCCCTCTCCTCAGGCAACGCTACCAGCAGACCGCCCGAGGTTTGAGGATCATAAAGTAGCGGCAGATCCTGCCCGGCCTCCGGATCGGCTGCCCGAATCCAGGCCATGGCATACTCCTGGTTCCGTTCAATGGCGCCGGGGAGGATCTCGTTATCAAGACAGGCCCGCACGGCTGCGAAAACGGGAATTCGCGACAAGTCAATCTCGGCAGAAACCCCGCTGGTACGGACCATTTCGACGAGGTGGCCTGCCAGGCCGAATCCGGTGATGTCGGTGCAGGCGTGAGCCTGATATTCCTGCATGAGTTCCGCGGCATCCCGGTTGAGGGTCGCCATGGAAATGCCGGCTTCCTCCAAGGCGCGGGGGACAAGGCGTCCGATCTGCACTCCAAAGGCGATCATTCCGGTTCCAAGCGGTTTGGTCAGAACCAGCAGGTCCCCGGGCCGGGCCTTTCCCCGCTGAATGACGCTGTCGGTCTGGATAAGCCCCGTGACGGCAAACCCCATCTTGGGTTCCCTGTCGTTCATGCTGTGACCGCCGATGAGAGCACATCCGGCTTCGTTGAGTTTGTCGATGCCGCCCCGAAGCATGGTTTCCATCAGGCTGCCGTCAAGATCATCGATCGGGAAACCAACGACTGAAAGAGCGGTGAGCGGGCGCCCGCCCATGGCATAGACGTCGCTGAGCGAGTTGGCCGCGGCAATCTGTCCAAAGAGATAGGGATCGTCGACGCAAGGAGTAAAGACGTCGACCGTCTGGACCAGGGCCAGCCCGTCGTCCAGCTGGTAGACACCGCAGTCATCTCCTGCCGCGGCACCCAGGAGCACCCTGGGATCGGCCACCGGCGGCAGGTTGCGAAGAATACGGATCAAGTCGCCTTGAGCAATCTTGGAGGCACAACCGGTGTTGCTGACTGTCCGGGTGAGCGGCACCGTGCTGCCGTGGACCGGCATTTTCTCGCCGGCGCAGGGGCAGACGTTGTGATTGATGAAGATATCGCAGGGACAGCATTTCCTGGGGTCACAGACGCAGTGCTGTAAAGCCTGCGAGCGTGCCATTACTTTCCGGCGGCGCTGGATATCAACGTTCATGATTGATGAGCAGCCGGGCGCGCGATGTTTCCCAAAGCGGTCGGGATCTGCTTTTCTTCGTCTTCGAAAACCGTGCGCAGATCGAACAGCACTTCGTCCTGTTCGATGCGTGCGATAATGGGTGGTTCATTCCGCCGCAGCTGAACATTGAGTGCGTCGGCGGACATCTTTGCCGAACACACTGCCAGCAAAAAAGTCTTCAGCGGGGTGACGGGAAGTGAACCGCCCCCGGTGGCGCTCTCTCCTTCGATCAGGCGGACTCTGAGTGAGGGGGAGCCGCTCTCGATTTCCTTTTTCAGGCGCAAGGCACGCTGCCGGATGCTTTCGGCACTCATGGTGATCATGCGCAGCGTGGGATTGCTCTGGAGCAGAGTTTCGGGTTCCAGAAACAGGCGCAGGGTATGCTCCAGGGTCATGTCGGTCATCTTGCCGACGCGCAGCATGCGAGTCAGCGGATGTTTCCTGATCTTTCTTATCAGGTCGCCGCGTCCGGCTATGATACCGGCTTGCGGGCCGCCAATCAGTTTGTCGCCGCTGAAGCAGACCACATCCGCTCCGGCAGCGATGCTTTCCGGAACCGTGGGTTCGTGGGGAAGCCCGAACGGACGCAGGTCCAGGAGAGCCCCACACCCCAGGTCGTCAACAACCAGCAAATCCCGCTTCTTTTTGAGCGCCGCCAGCTCTTCCACCGGCACCTCTTTGCTGAAGCCCATCACCCGGTAGTTGCTGGGGTGGATATGCATGACGGCGCCGGTTTTCTCGCTCAGGGCGTTTTCGTAGTCCCGTAAGTGCGTCTTGTTGGTGGTGCCCACTTCCACGAGGATGGCCCCGCTCTCCTGAATGCATTCGTGCAGGCGGAAGGAACCGCCAATCTCGATGAGCTGGCCGCGTGAAACGATCACTTCCCGGCCCCGGCAAAGTGCGCTTAATATGAGCAGGGTGGCAGCGGCATTGTTGTTTACGATCATGGCGGCTTCCGCCGCAGTCAGTTGACAAATCAGCTGCTCGCTCACGAAATTGCGTTTTCCGCGCAGGCCCGTTGCCATATCAATTTGCAGGTTGCAGCAACGATTGAGTCCGGCCAGAGCATCCACGGCACGCTGGGCAAGCACCGCCCGCCCCAGGCCGGTATGAAGAATGATGCCGGTCGCATTGACCACGGGCCGAAGCCGCTCGCCTTCAATCTGGAGAAGTGACTCGTTGACTTTTTGAACAATAAGATCGGAAGAGGGGGGCGCGTCGTCCGGCTTGAGTTGACGACGGTACCCATCGAGCGCTTCCCGGATGGCGTTGAGCACCAGGGGGCGGCCGGACCATCGCAGCATCTCCTGGACTTGGGGGTGATCCAGCAAAACCGAAACTGAAGCCAGATGACGCCGCGGGTCATCTGCTGCAGGAGAATGATCAGGATCCTGGCTGTTTTTCATTTTCTTCGGATAGGGCCGGAGGGGAATCGGAGGCGCATCGGTTATGAAAACCGTGAGGACGACCGGGACCTCCCACCTCATATCTTGCTACCAGCGATGGTATCTTACACTCCGTCGGCGGAGCAAACTAAAAATCGGCGCGGCCGGCCGGTATCGTACCGTGCTCGGCAAGATGGTCGGCGACACCGTTACCCCCATCGGGCCGGTGCAGACCTTCCTGGTCATGCCGCTGCCGGAGAGGTCCTGGTAACAGCTGCCCCGTCTGAAGTGGAAAGCCGGAAGCAGGAGGCGGGCCCGTGCGGTTCGCGCTTCCGGTTTTTTCATTTCAGGCGGGAGCGTCGTTTTAGCCGCGGAGCGGACTCCCTCAGCCGATGACTGGAGGCAGCCGTCAAATCGAGCCCGTACACAAGGTTGAGTTGTTCGATTCTCTGCATCGTTTCGGCGCTGAATGGAGCTTTGCCCTCAAAGGCATGCAGGACGATGCCTTCCAGCAGGTCGCCCAGGCTGCAATCATGATATTCCGCCAGCGCCTTCAGAACTTTGAGGATCCGCTTCTCCATGCGCACACCGGTCTGAACGCGCTCGACCTCCAGTCGCGGTTGCGATTTCGCCCTGCCCATGAAAACACACCTCGGTTAAAAGTCGAACAGCGCCGACTGCGCGATCCGACTCGAAACTGCACTCTGGTCCAACGACAGGTAGCGCCCATCCGCCTGCCTCCGCCTGCTCCGGAATTCTCGCGCGTGTTCTTCTGACCAGAAGAATAGGGAGTTGATTCAATAGTCGTCAATGATGCTGGTTTTGGTGAACCGGCTCCAGTCGACGTCCGGCTCGAAGATGAGCGGTCCGGCCTGACGATCGGCCACGCCCCAATGCAATTCACTGTTGACCCACAGTTCGATACTCCGGCCGCAATGTCCGCACTCGGTGAGAAGTTCGGCCTTGAGGAACTCGTTTCGCAGGCGCCCTTGCACGAAGGGCGTGATGAAGGCGTCCTCCGCTCAGGCACCCCAGGTCGTTTCACCGGTGCTCAGCCGCAACTGATGCGGGGTGCGGACGCTGGTGACGGGGAAGGCCCACGAGACCCTGCCGCCGCTATCCATGGCCAGGTAAAAGAGCCCCCTTTCGAGGTCCTGCAGAATCCCGCGCGTCTGCGCCAGGGGCAGCGCCAGGGCCGACGCAATCCGCTCCGGCTCGAGCGGCCGGCCGGAGTTGCGCGCGAGCTCGCGGACGGCGTATTCCCGGACCCGGCGGCCCGGCCCGGCCAGACGCAGCTGCTCCCTCCGCAACGGCGCCTTGGCGCGCAGCGCAGCCAGCCATTCGACCGCCGGTTTTTCGATGATGTCGGGCCCCTGTCCCCAGAGCACGGTTTCGGACATGTTGCATCTCCATCGCTACATTGGTGAAATTATACCATGGTAACAACAAAGTTGTTAGCAAGGATGGCCGCCACATTGCCCAAATTGTCGCTCGGGACGGCAAGGCACTCGTCGTCGAGTATCTGGCGCACAAAGATAACGTTTTGTATCGCGTGAAGCAGTAGCAATACGGGTGGAACACAATTTTGAAATAGTGTAAAGAGCTTTTGTCTTTTGCTGAAAAAAAGCTATACAATCCGGACACGATATCGGATTCGTCGCCGAAACTCATGCGGTCAGGACAGGCGCCACCGTTTTTCTTCGTCGAAAGGGGACGATATGAGGAACCGAGCCCGACTTGCCATCCTGTGTGCCTTGCTCCTTCTCGCCACAACGTTCGCCTCAAGCCAGAGGCCGGTGGGAACGATGGCATTCACCGTCTCCATGGAGCAGCCGAGCACCCATACATATCATGTGGTGTTCCGCTGCGAGGGGCTCCGGGGTGCGACGCAGGATTTCAGGATGCCCGTCTGGTCGCCCGGGTATTACGGGATCAGGGATTTCGCCAGAAACGTGCAGAACTTCCGCGCCGAAGACGGCCGGGGAACGGAACTCAAGTGGGAGAAGGCGGCCAACGCCTGGAAGGTGCAGACCGACAATACTCCGGTGGTCAACGTGACCTATGATGTGCTGGCCACGTCCACGTTTGTGACCGACCCGTACCTGGGGGAAGACCGGGGTTACATCGTGGGAACCGGCGTCTTCATGTACGTCGCCGGCCAGGTCGCGCACCCGGTGACCGTCGAGATCAAGCTGAATCCGGCATGGTCATCGATCGCAACCGGCCTCGATCCCGTCTCGCCGGGAACCCCGAACACGGTGACGGCCCCGGACTTCGATGTCCTGTACGACAGCCCGATCCTGATGGGGAATCTGGATTCCCTGCCGCCGTTTGAGATCAAGGGCGTTCCTCATTATTTCATCGGCTTCAAGCTGGGGAACAACTTCAACCGCGAGCAATTCATGCAGAACTTGAAAGCGGTCGTCGCGCAGGGCATCGCGGTCATCGGCGAAATCCCGTACAAGCATTACACGTTCCTGGGCATCGGTTCCGGTGCGGGCGGCATCGAACATCTGAACTCCACGACCGTCCCATTCACGGGCAATCCTGGGCTGGATACGAAGGCGGGCGCGAACCGCACGCTGAACTTCCTGGCGCACGAGTATTTCCATAATTACAACGTGAAACGCATCCGTCCGATCGCGCTCGGGCCATTCGATTATGACAGGGCCAACCTGACCAACATGCTCTGGGTATCGGAGGGCTTCACCTCCTATTACGAGTACCTGATGGTGGCGCGTGCCGGATTCATGAATCAGGAGGAACTCCTCGACAATTTCCGCAAGGACATTGGCGCTTACGAAAACAATACCGGGCATCTCTTTCAGTCCGCGACCCAGTCGAGCTGGGACAGCTGGACCCAGGGGCCGTTCGGCGGCCGGGGCAGGACCGGCATCGTCAAATCGATCTCCTATTACAGCAAGGGTTCCGCGTTGGGACTGCTGCTCGACTTCAAGATCCGCCATGAGACGAGAGACCAGCAGTCACTCGACACCGTCATGCAGACGCTCTACCAGAAATACTACAAGCAGCTCCAACGCGGCTGGACCGACGAGGAGTTCCGGGCGGCCTGCGAAGCCGTCGCCGGCGTTTCGCTGAAAGAGGTCTTCGACTACGCCTCGACGACAATGGACATCGACTATAACAAGTATCTCGGCTACGCAGGCCTGGAACTGGAGAAACCGGTCGAACTGCCTGACTCCTATCTCGGAGCGGTTGTCGAGGACGTGAACGGCAAGCCCATCATTTCGGCGATCGAGGGGGACTCTCCCGCCCGGCAGGCCAACCTGGCCACGAACGATGAGATCAGGGCGCTGGACGGCACCAGGGTCGACGCCACGGCCTTGAACGCGGCCATCGCTGCCACAAAGCCGGGGGACAAAATCAAGCTCGCCGTGACCCGCGCCGGCAAGGATATCGAGGTCGAGGTCACTCTCGGGCACAAAATGCAGCGGAGTTTCAAGATCCTGCCGATTGCCAACCCGGATGCGCTGCAATCCTCGATTCTCAAGGA encodes the following:
- the selD gene encoding selenide, water dikinase SelD — its product is MNVDIQRRRKVMARSQALQHCVCDPRKCCPCDIFINHNVCPCAGEKMPVHGSTVPLTRTVSNTGCASKIAQGDLIRILRNLPPVADPRVLLGAAAGDDCGVYQLDDGLALVQTVDVFTPCVDDPYLFGQIAAANSLSDVYAMGGRPLTALSVVGFPIDDLDGSLMETMLRGGIDKLNEAGCALIGGHSMNDREPKMGFAVTGLIQTDSVIQRGKARPGDLLVLTKPLGTGMIAFGVQIGRLVPRALEEAGISMATLNRDAAELMQEYQAHACTDITGFGLAGHLVEMVRTSGVSAEIDLSRIPVFAAVRACLDNEILPGAIERNQEYAMAWIRAADPEAGQDLPLLYDPQTSGGLLVALPEERAAAYVEAMHNLGHKATSIIGRIQEKTGPESEVVVVDAHLGRFVANEKGDMPHSRYHSDLADDSSRKSGMSPLSPEEIMVPTKPRQEGNPANPAAGHSAPSESACCASPPGPGAEISEEDRLALFKDFMKAANQPGLIDRRAKKLMAIALSAVQRCEPCMKSHVKSALAMGITPAEIDEAVQLAVSFGGCTVMMFYSEIRKELKI
- the selA gene encoding L-seryl-tRNA(Sec) selenium transferase; its protein translation is MASVSVLLDHPQVQEMLRWSGRPLVLNAIREALDGYRRQLKPDDAPPSSDLIVQKVNESLLQIEGERLRPVVNATGIILHTGLGRAVLAQRAVDALAGLNRCCNLQIDMATGLRGKRNFVSEQLICQLTAAEAAMIVNNNAAATLLILSALCRGREVIVSRGQLIEIGGSFRLHECIQESGAILVEVGTTNKTHLRDYENALSEKTGAVMHIHPSNYRVMGFSKEVPVEELAALKKKRDLLVVDDLGCGALLDLRPFGLPHEPTVPESIAAGADVVCFSGDKLIGGPQAGIIAGRGDLIRKIRKHPLTRMLRVGKMTDMTLEHTLRLFLEPETLLQSNPTLRMITMSAESIRQRALRLKKEIESGSPSLRVRLIEGESATGGGSLPVTPLKTFLLAVCSAKMSADALNVQLRRNEPPIIARIEQDEVLFDLRTVFEDEEKQIPTALGNIARPAAHQS
- a CDS encoding PDZ domain-containing protein; the protein is MRNRARLAILCALLLLATTFASSQRPVGTMAFTVSMEQPSTHTYHVVFRCEGLRGATQDFRMPVWSPGYYGIRDFARNVQNFRAEDGRGTELKWEKAANAWKVQTDNTPVVNVTYDVLATSTFVTDPYLGEDRGYIVGTGVFMYVAGQVAHPVTVEIKLNPAWSSIATGLDPVSPGTPNTVTAPDFDVLYDSPILMGNLDSLPPFEIKGVPHYFIGFKLGNNFNREQFMQNLKAVVAQGIAVIGEIPYKHYTFLGIGSGAGGIEHLNSTTVPFTGNPGLDTKAGANRTLNFLAHEYFHNYNVKRIRPIALGPFDYDRANLTNMLWVSEGFTSYYEYLMVARAGFMNQEELLDNFRKDIGAYENNTGHLFQSATQSSWDSWTQGPFGGRGRTGIVKSISYYSKGSALGLLLDFKIRHETRDQQSLDTVMQTLYQKYYKQLQRGWTDEEFRAACEAVAGVSLKEVFDYASTTMDIDYNKYLGYAGLELEKPVELPDSYLGAVVEDVNGKPIISAIEGDSPARQANLATNDEIRALDGTRVDATALNAAIAATKPGDKIKLAVTRAGKDIEVEVTLGHKMQRSFKILPIANPDALQSSILKDWMRAR